One segment of Pangasianodon hypophthalmus isolate fPanHyp1 chromosome 10, fPanHyp1.pri, whole genome shotgun sequence DNA contains the following:
- the ppp1cb gene encoding serine/threonine-protein phosphatase PP1-beta catalytic subunit: MAESELNVDSLISRLLEVRGCRPGKIVQMTEAEVRGLCIKSREIFLSQPILLELEAPLKICGDIHGQYTDLLRLFEYGGFPPEANYLFLGDYVDRGKQSLETICLLLAYKIKYPENFFLLRGNHECASINRIYGFYDECKRRFNIKLWKTFTDCFNCLPIAAIIDEKIFCCHGGLSPDLQSMEQIRRIMRPTDVPDTGLLCDLLWSDPDKDVQGWGENDRGVSFTFGADVVSKFLNRHDLDLICRAHQVVEDGYEFFAKRQLVTLFSAPNYCGEFDNAGGMMSVDESLMCSFQILKPSEKKAKYQYGGVNSGRPVTPPRTTQAPKKR; encoded by the exons ATGGCGGAGAGCGAACTAAACGTAGACAGCCTCATCTCTCGACTCTTGGAAG TGCGAGGATGCCGTCCGGGGAAGATCGTCCAGATGACGGAGGCCGAGGTTCGAGGCCTGTGCATTAAATCCAGAGAGATCTTCCTCAGTCAGCCCATCCTGCTGGAGCTCGAGGCGCCGCTCAAAATCTGCG GTGATATCCATGGTCAGTACACCGACCTTCTGAGGCTGTTTGAGTACGGCGGTTTCCCCCCAGAGGCGAATTACCTCTTCCTGGGCGATTACGTGGACCGAGGGAAGCAGTCGCTCGAGACCATCTGCCTCCTCCTGGCCTACAAGATAAAATACCCCGAGAACTTCTTCCTGCTCAGGGGCAATCACGAGTGCGCCTCCATCAACCGCATCTACGGCTTCTACGATGAGT gtaaGCGCAGGTTCAACATAAAGCTGTGGAAAACCTTCACTGACTGCTTCAACTGCCTCCCCATCGCTGCCATCATTGATGAGAAGATTTTCTGCTGCCATGGAG GTCTCTCTCCTGACCTGCAGTCGATGGAGCAGATCCGAAGGATCATGAGGCCCACGGACGTTCCTGatacag gtTTGCTGTGCGATTTGTTGTGGTCAGACCCTGATAAAGATGTGCAGGGTTGGGGAGAGAACGATCGGGGCGTGTCCTTCACCTTCGGAGCCGACGTGGTCAGCAAATTCCTCAATCGCCACGATCTGGACCTCATCTGTAGAGCGCACCAG GTGGTGGAGGACGGGTACGAGTTCTTTGCGAAGAGACAGTTGGTCACTCTGTTCTCAGCGCCGAATTATTGCGGAGAGTTCGACAACGCCGGGGGCATGATGAGCGTCGACGAGTCCCTCATGTGCTCCTTTCag atcctGAAGCCCTCAGAGAAGAAGGCTAAGTATCAGTACGGAGGTGTGAACTCGGGCCGCCCCGTCACACCTCCCCGCACCACACAGGCCCCGAAGAAGAGGTGA